The following coding sequences lie in one Sinorhizobium fredii USDA 257 genomic window:
- a CDS encoding DUF2333 family protein, protein MLDPIVVFFQRVFTAIGRGIGLAVSWLLWPFVALANWYRGRSWIIKGPIGLVLLGLIFFYGYFIWQTQAWTNFDPDYVDRYKLSQRKVPAGSPISGPGATTGQSGSAPTTSQAAVVPSDASTTEALDMAQLPAGTVCQTSAVVDVAADLIDLNVNQNAWISSMIAYKLGLFGLDWDDTPWLDNKASFQRGINQAIRRTTVELVDSLGRVRGTSGVNNDLQSARGNIQFDEETWYFGINPFGPKTPTPSFYRAAMRDLRKFNVSLGKCEAIFDGRSDNMVEFLDRIANDLGNTSAIIRERSEFHNGGWFDTRADDRFWFAFGQLYGYYGILSAAGADFQNVVAQRGLTPIYTETMKQLRSALGIQPLIISNGREDGWIMPTHLATMGFYILRVRSNLVEMRDILAR, encoded by the coding sequence ATGCTCGATCCGATCGTTGTGTTTTTTCAGCGTGTGTTCACGGCGATCGGCCGCGGCATTGGCCTGGCGGTTTCCTGGCTCCTCTGGCCATTCGTGGCGCTCGCCAACTGGTATCGAGGAAGGAGCTGGATCATCAAGGGCCCGATCGGTCTGGTGCTGCTCGGCCTGATCTTCTTCTACGGCTATTTCATCTGGCAAACGCAGGCCTGGACCAATTTCGATCCGGATTATGTCGACCGTTACAAGCTTTCCCAGCGCAAGGTGCCGGCCGGTTCGCCGATCAGCGGCCCCGGCGCCACGACGGGACAATCCGGCAGCGCGCCGACCACGAGCCAGGCTGCCGTCGTCCCCTCGGACGCATCGACGACCGAAGCGCTCGACATGGCGCAACTGCCGGCCGGTACCGTCTGCCAGACCTCGGCGGTGGTCGACGTGGCGGCCGATCTCATCGACCTCAACGTCAATCAGAATGCCTGGATCTCCTCGATGATCGCCTACAAGCTCGGGTTGTTCGGGCTCGACTGGGACGACACGCCCTGGCTCGACAACAAGGCGTCGTTCCAGCGCGGCATCAACCAGGCAATCCGGCGCACCACCGTTGAGTTGGTCGACTCACTCGGACGCGTGCGCGGCACGTCCGGCGTCAACAACGACCTGCAGAGCGCCCGCGGCAATATCCAGTTCGACGAGGAAACCTGGTATTTCGGCATCAATCCTTTCGGCCCGAAGACCCCGACCCCGAGCTTCTATCGCGCCGCCATGCGCGATCTCAGGAAATTCAATGTTTCGCTCGGCAAGTGCGAGGCGATCTTCGACGGCCGGTCCGATAACATGGTGGAGTTCCTCGACCGCATCGCCAATGACCTCGGCAACACGTCGGCGATCATTCGCGAGCGCTCGGAATTCCACAATGGCGGCTGGTTCGATACCCGCGCCGACGACCGCTTCTGGTTCGCCTTCGGCCAGCTCTACGGCTATTACGGCATCCTCTCGGCGGCCGGGGCGGATTTCCAGAACGTCGTCGCGCAGCGCGGGCTGACGCCGATCTACACGGAAACGATGAAGCAGCTTCGCTCGGCGCTGGGTATCCAGCCGCTCATCATCTCGAACGGCCGCGAGGACGGCTGGATCATGCCGACGCATCTGGCGACGATGGGTTTCTATATTCTTCGCGTGCGGTCCAACCTCGTGGAGATGCGCGATATCCTTGCCCGTTGA